The following are from one region of the Nicotiana tomentosiformis chromosome 7, ASM39032v3, whole genome shotgun sequence genome:
- the LOC104087450 gene encoding putative ubiquitin-conjugating enzyme E2 38 isoform X1, with protein sequence MDVEIEQLSSQDSDKLKHNKEVMTKDNSQTVAGSTSVSLDSGNNNSSNSDLSFHEDQNNGDDGMDDGDDVSNYDNDDDDNDYMFYDNDDDDECDYLSMQAQFDNVDLPAGVEATVSWLNEPAPSSKAPSQVSSSSHLVGVGTVKPTLPENGRSSNLSQVPASSSSLVSVESSSHGKEEATEEEAMKKYQSFKHFDVVDDFSDHHYSSLGFQGQQPPKAWSKKVQDEWKILENDLPDTIYVRVYESRMDLLRAVIIGPEGTPYHDGLFVFDVLFPQNYPDVPPMVYYYSGGLRLNPNLYDCGKVCLSLLNTWTGKGNERWLPKTSTMLQVLVSIQALILNSRPFFNEPGYEASYPGPDGERRSKAYNEDVFVLSLKTMTYTLRRPPKHFEDLVIGHFRCYAVDILSACKAYVEGAPVGSVVKGKVQGNATEDRSSPIFRESVSRMMNGLISLFTKNGAKDCDRFRV encoded by the exons ATGGACGTTGAAATCGAACAACTTTCTTCTCAAGATTCTGACAAACTGAAACACAATAAG GAGGTTATGACTAAGGATAATTCACAAACAGTAGCTGGGTCCACATCCGTATCTCTTGACTCTGGCAATAACAACAGTTCCAATTCAGACCTCTCGTTTCATGAAGATCAGAATAATGGAGATGATGGCATGGATGATGGCGATGATGTGTCAAACTATGATaacgatgatgatgataatgactaTATGTTTTATGAcaatgatgacgatgatgagtGTGATTACTTGAGCATGCAGGCACAATTTGATAATGTTGATTTGCCCGCTGGTGTAGAGGCCACAGTTTCTTGGTTGAATGAACCTGCTCCCAGTTCAAAAGCGCCTTCCCAAGTTAGCTCTTCTAGTCATCTAGTAGGCGTTGGGACAGTGAAACCCACACTTCCGGAGAACGGAAGGAGTAGTAACTTATCTCAGGTCCCTGCTTCAAGCAGTTCTCTAGTGTCTGTAGAGTCAAGTTCTCATGGAAAGGAAGAGGCAACTGAAGAAGAAGCCATGAAAAAATATCAGAGTTTTAAGCATTTTGATGTGGTAGATGACTTCTCAGATCATCATTACAGTAGCTTGGGCTTCCAGGGGCAACAG CCACCTAAGGCCTGGAGTAAGAAAGTTCAGGATGAGTGGAAGATATTGGAAAATGATTTACCCG ATACAATATATGTAAGGGTCTACGAATCAAGGATGGATCTCCTTAGGGCTGTCATCATTGGACCAGAAGGCACTCCATATCATGATGGTCTCTTTGTCTTTGATGTCCTGTTCCCACAAAACTATCCCGATGTGCCACCG ATGGTTTACTACTATTCTGGTGGTTTGAGACTGAACCCGAACTTGTATGATTGTGGAAAAGTCTGTCTCAGTCTTCTGAACACTTGGACCGGTAAAGGTAATGAAAGGTGGCTGCCCAAGACATCGACTATGCTGCAAGTCCTGGTTTCGATACAAGCTCTAATTTTGAATTCAAGGCCTTTCTTTAATGAGCCTGGATATGAAGCCTCATATCCTGGACCTGACGGAGAGAGGAGATCTAAAGCTTACAATGAAGATGTTTTTGTTCTATCTTTGAAAACAATGACATATACATTGAGGAGGCCCCCAAAG CATTTTGAAGACCTTGTCATTGGTCACTTCCGTTGCTATGCTGTAGACATTCTCTCAGCATGCAAGGCATATGTAGAAGGAGCTCCAGTTGGTTCTGTGGTCAAGGGAAAAGTCCAGGGTAATGCAACTGAAGACAGGAGCTCACCGATATTCAGGGAATCAGTATCCAGAATGATGAATGGTCTTATATCCCTTTTCACTAAGAATGGTGCGAAGGATTGTGACCGGTTTCGTGTCTAA
- the LOC104087450 gene encoding putative ubiquitin-conjugating enzyme E2 38 isoform X2, producing the protein MTKDNSQTVAGSTSVSLDSGNNNSSNSDLSFHEDQNNGDDGMDDGDDVSNYDNDDDDNDYMFYDNDDDDECDYLSMQAQFDNVDLPAGVEATVSWLNEPAPSSKAPSQVSSSSHLVGVGTVKPTLPENGRSSNLSQVPASSSSLVSVESSSHGKEEATEEEAMKKYQSFKHFDVVDDFSDHHYSSLGFQGQQPPKAWSKKVQDEWKILENDLPDTIYVRVYESRMDLLRAVIIGPEGTPYHDGLFVFDVLFPQNYPDVPPMVYYYSGGLRLNPNLYDCGKVCLSLLNTWTGKGNERWLPKTSTMLQVLVSIQALILNSRPFFNEPGYEASYPGPDGERRSKAYNEDVFVLSLKTMTYTLRRPPKHFEDLVIGHFRCYAVDILSACKAYVEGAPVGSVVKGKVQGNATEDRSSPIFRESVSRMMNGLISLFTKNGAKDCDRFRV; encoded by the exons ATGACTAAGGATAATTCACAAACAGTAGCTGGGTCCACATCCGTATCTCTTGACTCTGGCAATAACAACAGTTCCAATTCAGACCTCTCGTTTCATGAAGATCAGAATAATGGAGATGATGGCATGGATGATGGCGATGATGTGTCAAACTATGATaacgatgatgatgataatgactaTATGTTTTATGAcaatgatgacgatgatgagtGTGATTACTTGAGCATGCAGGCACAATTTGATAATGTTGATTTGCCCGCTGGTGTAGAGGCCACAGTTTCTTGGTTGAATGAACCTGCTCCCAGTTCAAAAGCGCCTTCCCAAGTTAGCTCTTCTAGTCATCTAGTAGGCGTTGGGACAGTGAAACCCACACTTCCGGAGAACGGAAGGAGTAGTAACTTATCTCAGGTCCCTGCTTCAAGCAGTTCTCTAGTGTCTGTAGAGTCAAGTTCTCATGGAAAGGAAGAGGCAACTGAAGAAGAAGCCATGAAAAAATATCAGAGTTTTAAGCATTTTGATGTGGTAGATGACTTCTCAGATCATCATTACAGTAGCTTGGGCTTCCAGGGGCAACAG CCACCTAAGGCCTGGAGTAAGAAAGTTCAGGATGAGTGGAAGATATTGGAAAATGATTTACCCG ATACAATATATGTAAGGGTCTACGAATCAAGGATGGATCTCCTTAGGGCTGTCATCATTGGACCAGAAGGCACTCCATATCATGATGGTCTCTTTGTCTTTGATGTCCTGTTCCCACAAAACTATCCCGATGTGCCACCG ATGGTTTACTACTATTCTGGTGGTTTGAGACTGAACCCGAACTTGTATGATTGTGGAAAAGTCTGTCTCAGTCTTCTGAACACTTGGACCGGTAAAGGTAATGAAAGGTGGCTGCCCAAGACATCGACTATGCTGCAAGTCCTGGTTTCGATACAAGCTCTAATTTTGAATTCAAGGCCTTTCTTTAATGAGCCTGGATATGAAGCCTCATATCCTGGACCTGACGGAGAGAGGAGATCTAAAGCTTACAATGAAGATGTTTTTGTTCTATCTTTGAAAACAATGACATATACATTGAGGAGGCCCCCAAAG CATTTTGAAGACCTTGTCATTGGTCACTTCCGTTGCTATGCTGTAGACATTCTCTCAGCATGCAAGGCATATGTAGAAGGAGCTCCAGTTGGTTCTGTGGTCAAGGGAAAAGTCCAGGGTAATGCAACTGAAGACAGGAGCTCACCGATATTCAGGGAATCAGTATCCAGAATGATGAATGGTCTTATATCCCTTTTCACTAAGAATGGTGCGAAGGATTGTGACCGGTTTCGTGTCTAA
- the LOC104087450 gene encoding putative ubiquitin-conjugating enzyme E2 38 isoform X3: MDVEIEQLSSQDSDKLKHNKEVMTKDNSQTVAGSTSVSLDSGNNNSSNSDLSFHEDQNNGDDGMDDGDDVSNYDNDDDDNDYMFYDNDDDDECDYLSMQAQFDNVDLPAGVEATVSWLNEPAPSSKAPSQVSSSSHLVGVGTVKPTLPENGRSSNLSQVPASSSSLVSVESSSHGKEEATEEEAMKKYQSFKHFDVVDDFSDHHYSSLGFQGQQPPKAWSKKVQDEWKILENDLPDTIYVRVYESRMDLLRAVIIGPEGTPYHDGLFVFDVLFPQNYPDVPPMVYYYSGGLRLNPNLYDCGKVCLSLLNTWTGKGNERWLPKTSTMLQVLVSIQALILNSRPFFNEPGYEASYPGPDGERRSKAYNEDVFVLSLKTMTYTLRRPPKTIRRVI, encoded by the exons ATGGACGTTGAAATCGAACAACTTTCTTCTCAAGATTCTGACAAACTGAAACACAATAAG GAGGTTATGACTAAGGATAATTCACAAACAGTAGCTGGGTCCACATCCGTATCTCTTGACTCTGGCAATAACAACAGTTCCAATTCAGACCTCTCGTTTCATGAAGATCAGAATAATGGAGATGATGGCATGGATGATGGCGATGATGTGTCAAACTATGATaacgatgatgatgataatgactaTATGTTTTATGAcaatgatgacgatgatgagtGTGATTACTTGAGCATGCAGGCACAATTTGATAATGTTGATTTGCCCGCTGGTGTAGAGGCCACAGTTTCTTGGTTGAATGAACCTGCTCCCAGTTCAAAAGCGCCTTCCCAAGTTAGCTCTTCTAGTCATCTAGTAGGCGTTGGGACAGTGAAACCCACACTTCCGGAGAACGGAAGGAGTAGTAACTTATCTCAGGTCCCTGCTTCAAGCAGTTCTCTAGTGTCTGTAGAGTCAAGTTCTCATGGAAAGGAAGAGGCAACTGAAGAAGAAGCCATGAAAAAATATCAGAGTTTTAAGCATTTTGATGTGGTAGATGACTTCTCAGATCATCATTACAGTAGCTTGGGCTTCCAGGGGCAACAG CCACCTAAGGCCTGGAGTAAGAAAGTTCAGGATGAGTGGAAGATATTGGAAAATGATTTACCCG ATACAATATATGTAAGGGTCTACGAATCAAGGATGGATCTCCTTAGGGCTGTCATCATTGGACCAGAAGGCACTCCATATCATGATGGTCTCTTTGTCTTTGATGTCCTGTTCCCACAAAACTATCCCGATGTGCCACCG ATGGTTTACTACTATTCTGGTGGTTTGAGACTGAACCCGAACTTGTATGATTGTGGAAAAGTCTGTCTCAGTCTTCTGAACACTTGGACCGGTAAAGGTAATGAAAGGTGGCTGCCCAAGACATCGACTATGCTGCAAGTCCTGGTTTCGATACAAGCTCTAATTTTGAATTCAAGGCCTTTCTTTAATGAGCCTGGATATGAAGCCTCATATCCTGGACCTGACGGAGAGAGGAGATCTAAAGCTTACAATGAAGATGTTTTTGTTCTATCTTTGAAAACAATGACATATACATTGAGGAGGCCCCCAAAG ACTATCAGGAGAGTGATTTAG